The segment CCGGGGTCGGTGCCCGGCGTATCGGCTGGGGCCGTCGGCTGCTTGATCGGCCGCAGGTTCAGTTGGCCGAGCAGCGGTTGAATCGCTATGGCGCACCGGCGATCTCGCTCTCATTCCTCACCGTGGGACTCCAAACCGCGATCAATGCGCTGGCCGGCGCTGCCCGGATGCCGTTCCTGAAGTACCTGCTGGCGATGCTGGTCGGCTGTGCGGCCTGGGCGCTGGTGTATTCGACGATTGGGATCGCGGCACTCTGGGCTTGGGTGGCGATTGCCGCCGAATCGCCGTTCGGCGCCGCTGTGATCGCCACGCTCATCGTCGCCGCCGTGGTCTCCCTGGTCGTATGGCGCAGGCGGCGTGCGGGCAGAGAAGCACCGGAGGCCATTGATGCGGACGAGCAAGTTGTCCGCGGCCGGGCGCAGGTCTAGGCGGCGCGAAGAACGGCGTTGCCGGAGACCGGACGGCGCTGGGACCCGACGGCCGCAATGTCGCCGGAGGAGCGGAGAGTAATCACTGTCGCTTCCTCCTGGAAGCGAAGCTCCGAGAGCAGGCTTCTGAGGTCAAGGTGTAGCGCCCGGCAGATTGCGGCCAGAATTTCTGACGAGACCTCTTTGCGTCCCCGCTCAATCTCCGACAGGTAAGGAACCGACACTCGGGCGGTCCCCGCAACCTCGCGCAGTGATCGCTTCTGCTCGACACGAATACGTCGAAGCGCGTCGCCGAGAATTTCGCGAAGAAGCAGCATCGTCATCCTTGAGCTCGTTGAACCGGGGCACTTTGACCCTACGCCCAGACCGGCCCATAACCGGGCAGGATTCTGTCTGCCCTGAGCGAAGACATCCCGGAGTGCCGGTGGGGGAGGCTGTTGCCTCTACCGGACCGGTGCAGATACGTCTATGTGCAAGGTCGCACAGAACTCGATCAGCCACTCCCGGTCGGCGCCTGCGAGGAAGATGTGACCATGTTCGCGATCAATTCGCAGATCTTCCGTGGCAACCCGGTCGCCTCCGAAAAGAACGAAGGCTCGATCGGTGTTGCATTTGGCGCTCATCCAACTGATTCCGTCGAAGCCCGCGCTGTAAGCCGCTTCCGCCCATCGGACTGTGCGGTCGTACTTGGTGGGAGGCGTATCGGTGAGCTGGGCCTGCGTCACCTTCAAGCGGCGCAGCCCGGTTCCATGAAACTTGGCCAATCGCAGGTTGCGGGTAGGTCGAATTCCTGCGGCAGCTGACCGGTCGACGTTCGTCGTCAGCAACTGGCCGCCCTCGACCGGCACGTCGTGAAGTAGCGTCTCGCACACCGCTGCCTCCAAGGAATCGGCGGCATACAGGATCGGCACACGAGGTTGCCCAAAGAAGCCGAATCTTGTGACGCTTCCATAGCCGGGATTGAACGAGAGGGCACCCCTACCCGCCGCCACGGTGAACACGCGAAACAACAGTGCGTCCCGTTTAATGATCTCTTCGAGCGGCTCAAACGGCTCGGGCGGGGCCGGGACGTTCTGGCTCACCACTGGGTGTCGAACACCGAGTGCGCGGCCTCGACGACGAGTTCCGGGACGGAGTCGAGATGATCGACCGGTCTGCCGTCATTGGGGAACCAGCGGGATTTTGAAACGAACCAGAGAACTACGTCTGATTCGTGTGCACCGGCTTCGTTGGCGATCTCGGCTACCTTGAGCACGATGTCTCGCACGCCGCCTCGATCGTCGAACTGATACCCGGGATAGAGGTAGTCGCGCCTGCCCCGACGGAAACCGAGCAGCTTTCCGAGCCGCCGCTGCTCGGAGGCCCACTGCCTGTTGACGGACTTCGTGCCGACCTGTTCGGCGACCTGCGCGCTGGTCAACAAGCCAAATTCGCGGTTGATCTTGTCAAAGGCGTTTTCGGTGGACAGCACCGAAGCAGCCGAAGCCCTGCCTTCATCCGGGACCGACCGCCATGCCTCCCCAAGGGCTTCCAGACTTTGCAGAAGAGCCTCGCGGGATCGGGCAAGGGAGTCAGCCTTTGCGACACGGGATGACGACGCCTGAGCTAGAGACATTGGGCTCTCCTTCCTGATTAACTTACG is part of the Saxibacter everestensis genome and harbors:
- a CDS encoding DedA family protein: MLAQLDGLPFSLVYLALFAIVFARAQLTYWLGRLAGVGARRIGWGRRLLDRPQVQLAEQRLNRYGAPAISLSFLTVGLQTAINALAGAARMPFLKYLLAMLVGCAAWALVYSTIGIAALWAWVAIAAESPFGAAVIATLIVAAVVSLVVWRRRRAGREAPEAIDADEQVVRGRAQV
- a CDS encoding helix-turn-helix domain-containing protein: MTMLLLREILGDALRRIRVEQKRSLREVAGTARVSVPYLSEIERGRKEVSSEILAAICRALHLDLRSLLSELRFQEEATVITLRSSGDIAAVGSQRRPVSGNAVLRAA
- a CDS encoding RES family NAD+ phosphorylase, whose translation is MSQNVPAPPEPFEPLEEIIKRDALLFRVFTVAAGRGALSFNPGYGSVTRFGFFGQPRVPILYAADSLEAAVCETLLHDVPVEGGQLLTTNVDRSAAAGIRPTRNLRLAKFHGTGLRRLKVTQAQLTDTPPTKYDRTVRWAEAAYSAGFDGISWMSAKCNTDRAFVLFGGDRVATEDLRIDREHGHIFLAGADREWLIEFCATLHIDVSAPVR